A window of the Verminephrobacter eiseniae EF01-2 genome harbors these coding sequences:
- a CDS encoding Bug family tripartite tricarboxylate transporter substrate binding protein, producing the protein MRCIPLLIALLSPIAAGAQAIEWPGAKSIVYIVPFTAGGTTDTIGRTLAHKLGESLRQTVVIENRPGQAGGIGAAYVARAAADGYTLFGGTISTHAINASLYKKLPYDPMKDFEPVALVGRLPNVLLVNSQLGLNSVADLVALLKKDESKRSFASSGAGASSHLAGEMFANFVGVKLTHIPYKGSPPALNDVAAGRVPMMFDQVTAALPLVRSGKLKLLAVTTGQRIALLPELPTMIESGVTGFEMSSWQAVYAPKGTPEAIVQRLNAEIVKALQQPDVQAKFSNQLAMEIVGSTPQELREYMAKEIPRWAELVQKSGAMAD; encoded by the coding sequence ATGCGCTGCATCCCGCTGTTGATAGCCCTGCTCAGCCCGATAGCCGCCGGGGCCCAGGCCATCGAATGGCCGGGCGCCAAGAGCATCGTCTACATCGTGCCTTTTACCGCCGGCGGCACGACCGACACCATAGGCCGCACATTGGCGCACAAGCTCGGCGAGAGCCTGCGCCAGACGGTAGTGATCGAAAACAGGCCCGGCCAGGCCGGCGGCATCGGCGCCGCCTACGTCGCCCGGGCCGCAGCCGACGGCTACACGCTGTTCGGCGGCACCATCAGCACGCACGCCATCAACGCCAGCCTGTACAAGAAGCTGCCCTACGACCCGATGAAAGACTTCGAGCCCGTCGCGCTGGTCGGGCGCCTGCCCAACGTGCTCCTCGTCAACAGCCAGCTTGGCCTGAACTCGGTGGCCGACCTGGTCGCGCTGCTGAAAAAGGACGAGAGCAAGCGCAGTTTCGCCTCCTCCGGTGCCGGCGCGTCCTCCCACCTGGCGGGCGAAATGTTCGCCAACTTCGTCGGCGTCAAACTCACGCACATCCCGTACAAAGGCAGCCCCCCGGCCCTGAACGACGTGGCCGCAGGGCGGGTGCCGATGATGTTCGACCAGGTGACCGCCGCGCTGCCACTGGTCAGAAGCGGCAAACTCAAACTGCTCGCCGTGACCACAGGCCAGCGCATCGCGTTGCTGCCCGAGTTGCCGACCATGATCGAATCGGGCGTCACCGGCTTCGAGATGTCATCGTGGCAGGCGGTATACGCGCCCAAGGGCACGCCCGAAGCCATCGTGCAGCGCCTGAACGCCGAGATCGTGAAGGCGCTGCAACAGCCCGATGTGCAGGCCAAGTTCTCGAACCAGTTGGCCATGGAGATCGTTGGCAGCACCCCGCAGGAACTGCGCGAGTACATGGCCAAGGAAATTCCGCGCTGGGCTGAACTGGTCCAAAAATCAGGCGCGATGGCCGATTGA